A stretch of the Mycobacteriales bacterium genome encodes the following:
- a CDS encoding toll/interleukin-1 receptor domain-containing protein produces MALAHRDRFRIKSQLSDALEEDREWTFSRRNLLFGEFGLPQQDGDWNGFSLADVLAQASDETLIELYGIVLGVDTNEVVNVVESAPSDSGWKSGYARVFLSHSAQHKEFAGQVADELAVMGIHAFVAHDAMEYSQPWQEQIEHALRTMEAFVALVHPEARDSAWCNQEIGWALGRRVPRYVVRMGADPAGFVGREQWPSGHARMAKQVAQLVYRWVAGLRELGPSILDGLFSALTDAGNYIDAGAASERVAALESLAPRDWERLHEVWWSNDQLHGGVLATRAMRPFYEQNRQPWPPPKPAPPAPVDPDEPPF; encoded by the coding sequence ATGGCGCTCGCGCACCGAGACCGGTTCCGCATCAAGAGCCAACTGTCCGATGCGCTCGAAGAGGACCGAGAGTGGACCTTCTCGCGGCGCAACCTGCTGTTCGGAGAGTTCGGACTGCCACAGCAGGACGGCGACTGGAACGGATTCTCGCTCGCGGACGTCCTGGCCCAGGCGAGCGACGAGACGCTGATCGAGTTGTACGGGATCGTGCTCGGCGTCGACACCAACGAAGTCGTCAACGTGGTGGAGTCGGCGCCGAGCGACAGCGGGTGGAAGTCCGGCTACGCCCGCGTGTTCCTCTCGCACTCCGCGCAACACAAGGAGTTCGCCGGCCAAGTCGCCGACGAGTTGGCGGTCATGGGCATTCACGCGTTCGTGGCACACGACGCGATGGAGTACAGCCAGCCATGGCAGGAGCAGATCGAGCATGCTCTCCGAACGATGGAGGCCTTCGTGGCCCTCGTGCATCCGGAGGCGCGGGACAGCGCATGGTGCAACCAGGAGATCGGGTGGGCACTCGGGCGCCGCGTCCCGCGCTACGTCGTACGCATGGGTGCAGACCCGGCGGGCTTCGTGGGTCGGGAGCAGTGGCCGAGCGGACACGCACGCATGGCGAAGCAGGTTGCGCAGCTCGTCTATCGCTGGGTGGCAGGACTGCGCGAACTCGGTCCATCCATCCTTGACGGGCTCTTCAGCGCGCTGACAGACGCCGGCAACTACATCGATGCCGGAGCCGCGTCCGAACGCGTCGCCGCGCTTGAGTCGCTTGCGCCGCGCGACTGGGAGCGACTGCACGAGGTTTGGTGGTCGAACGACCAGCTCCACGGCGGGGTGCTCGCGACACGAGCGATGAGGCCGTTCTACGAGCAGAACCGCCAGCCGTGGCCGCCGCCCAAACCTGCACCGCCCGCGCCAGTCGACCCGGACGAACCGCCCTTCTGA